A section of the Corvus hawaiiensis isolate bCorHaw1 chromosome 14, bCorHaw1.pri.cur, whole genome shotgun sequence genome encodes:
- the NONO gene encoding non-POU domain-containing octamer-binding protein isoform X2, with the protein MQGNKGFNMEKQNHAPRKQHQQHPPPSIPANGQQANSQSESRARRGGPPGPALDEGLTIDLKNFRKPGEKTFTQRSRLFVGNLPPDITEEEMRKLFEKYGKAGEVFIHKDKGFGFIRLETRTLAEIAKVELDNMPLRGKQLRVRFACHSASLTVRNLPQFVSNELLEEAFSVFGQVERAVVIVDDRGRSSGKGIVEFSGKPAARKALDRCSDGSFLLTTFPRPVTVEPMDQYDDEEGLPEKLVIKNQQYHKEREQPPRFAQPGSFEYEYAMRWKALIEMEKQQQEQVDRNIKEAREKLEMEMEAARHEHQVMLMRQDLMRRQEELRRMEELHNQEVQKRKQLELRQEEERRRREEEMRRQQEEMMRRQQEGFKGNFADAREPPDMRMGQMGMGGTIGMNNRGAMGGTNVPAPAPPAAGPGAMIPDGAMGMTPPPPPDRFGQGGAMEGLGAMGGNPPAFNRGNPGGDFGPNKRRRY; encoded by the exons ATGCAGGGCAACAAGGGGTTCAACATGGAGAAGCAGAACCACGCTCCGCGcaagcagcaccagcagcacccgcCGCCGTCCATCCCCGCGAACGGGCAGCAGGCCAACAGCCAGAGTGAGTCCCGGGCCCGTCGTGggggcccgcccggccccgctctgG ATGAAGGCCTGACTATTGACCTGAAGAATTTCCGGAAACCCGGTGAAAAGACCTTCACCCAAAGAAGCCGCCTCTTTGTGGGGAATCTGCCCCCAGATATTACAGAGGAAGAGATGAGAAAGTTGTTTGAGAAGTATGGCAAGGCAGGGGAAGTCTTCATACACAAGGACAAAGGCTTTGGTTTTATCAGGCTG GAAACTCGCACTCTGGCAGAGATTGCCAAGGTGGAACTGGACAACATGCCTCTCCGTGGGAAGCAGCTCCGAGTGCGCTTTGCCTGCCACAGCGCCTCGCTGACAGTCAGGAACCTGCCTCAGTTTGTGTCCAATGAGCTCCTGGAGGAAGCCTTCTCAGTGTTTGGCCAGGTGGAAAGGGCTGTGGTTATTGTGGATGACAGAGGACGATCCTCTGGGAAAGGCATTGTGGAGTTCTCAGGGAAGCCTGCTGCTAGGAAAGCGCTGGATAGATGTAGTGATGGGTCTTTCCTGCTAACTAC ATTCCCTCGGCCTGTCACTGTGGAGCCCATGGATCAGTATGATGATGAGGAGGGTCTACCAGAGAAGCTAGTCATCAAAAACCAGCAATATCACAA GGAGCGTGAGCAGCCTCCTCGGTTTGCACAGCCTGGCAGCTTTGAATATGAATATGCCATGCGTTGGAAGGCTTTGATAGagatggagaagcagcagcaggaacaagtAGATCGCAACATCAAGGAAGCTCGAGAGaagctggaaatggaaatggaagcAGCTCGCCATGAGCACCAAGTGATGCTCATGCGGCAAG ATTTAATGAGAcgccaggaggagctgaggagaATGGAGGAATTGCATAACCAAGAAGTACAAAAACGTAAACAGTTAGAACTCAG GCAAGAGGAGGAACGCAGGCGCCGTGAAGAGGAAATGAGAAGGCAGCAAGAAGAGATGATGAGACGCCAGCAGGAAGGCTTTAAAGGGAATTTTGCTGATGCG AGGGAGCCACCAGACATGCGAATGGGACAGATGGGTATGGGAG gtaCCATTGGCATGAACAATAGAGGAGCTATGGGTGGTACCAatgtcccagctcctgcacctcctgctgctggtccTGGAGCTATGATCCCTGATGGAGCCATGGGAATG ACTCCACCACCACCTCCAGACCGCTTCGGCCAGGGTGGAGCCATGGAAGGCCTTGGAGCGATGGGAGGGAACCCGCCTGCCTTCAACAGAGGAAATCCAGGGGGGGATTTTGGCCCTAACAAGCGTCGCAGATACTAA
- the ITGB1BP2 gene encoding integrin beta-1-binding protein 2: MALLCYNKGCGQRFDPEHNAEDSCLYHPGVPIFHDALKGWSCCKKRTTDFSEFLSIKGCTKGFHSKEKPPEPFNQGKTSDEPKAKPVEELIIQGPKSAEKMLRERPSSDEPRQLLPIKVSRSLEQALEKLNLSSKDETLQSSCTGEEAAQVRAGTMCKNAACKVIYQGPESNTEVCTFHPGVPVFHEGMKYWSCCGIKTTDFSAFMEQPGCSRGCHCWTEKKDKKAVLCRQDWHQTSSQVVVTVYAKNPLPALSSVKANCTMLEAHVIFEGNKIFRAELELWGTIDVEKSFVSMVPAKVEITLCKASPGSWARLELPQSKLQSCGEQEKEAANTEEPGAVQDEDSDDSLSWSEEEDEELEMGTPDMITPSN; the protein is encoded by the exons ATGGCATTGCTGTGCTACAACAAGGGCTGCGGGCAGAGGTTTGATCCCGAGCACAACGCCGAGG ACTCCTGCCTGTATCACCCAGGTGTCCCCATCTTCCACGATGCCCTGAAG GGCTGGTCTTGTTGCAAGAAACGCACAACGGACTTCTCTGAGTTCCTCTCCATAAAG GGATGCACAAAGGGGTTTCACAGCAAGGAGAAGCCCCCTGAGCCTTTCAACCAAGGGAAGACCTCAGATGAGCCAAAGGCCAAACCAGTGGAGGAGCTTATCATCCAAGGACCAAAATCAGCTGAGAAGATGCTGCGGGAAAGACCAAG cTCTGATGAGCCAAGACAACTGCTGCCAATTAAAGTATCCAGGTCTCTGGAGCAGGCACTGGAGAAACTGAACCTGTCCTCCAAGGATGAGACACTGCAGAGCAGTTGTACAG GTGAGGAGGCTGCCCAGGTGAGAGCTGGCACCATGTGCAAGAATGCAGCCTGCAAGGTG ATCTACCAGGGCCCGGAGAGTAACACAGAGGTTTGTACGTTTCATCCTGGTGTTCCTGTCTTCCATGAGGG gatgaagtactggagctgctgtggaatCAAAACCACGGACTTCAGTGCCTTCatggagcagccaggctgcagccgTGGGTGTCACTGCTGGACAGAAAAGAAG GACAAGAAGGCGGTGCTGTGCCGGCAGGACTGGCACCAAACCAGCAGCCAGGTGGTGGTGACAGTCTATGCCAAGAaccccctgcctgccctcagCAGCGTGAAGGCCAATTGCACCATG CTTGAGGCTCATGTCATCTTTGAAGGGAATAAGATTTTCCGGGCAGAACTGGAGCTCTGGGGG aCCATTGATGTAGAGAAGAGCTTTGTGAGCATGGTCCCCGCCAAGGTGGAGATCACGCTTTGCAAagccagccctggctcctgggccaggctggagctcccCCAAAGCAAATTGCAGTCCTGTGGTGAGCAAGAGAAGGAAGCTGCAAACACAGAGGaacctggggctgtgcaggatgAGGACTCTGATGACAGCTTGAGCTGGtctgaggaggaagatgaagagtTGGAGATGGGAACACCGGATATGATAACACCGAGTAACTGA
- the NONO gene encoding non-POU domain-containing octamer-binding protein isoform X1 encodes MQGNKGFNMEKQNHAPRKQHQQHPPPSIPANGQQANSQSESRARRGGPPGPALEQLCTLFPSDEGLTIDLKNFRKPGEKTFTQRSRLFVGNLPPDITEEEMRKLFEKYGKAGEVFIHKDKGFGFIRLETRTLAEIAKVELDNMPLRGKQLRVRFACHSASLTVRNLPQFVSNELLEEAFSVFGQVERAVVIVDDRGRSSGKGIVEFSGKPAARKALDRCSDGSFLLTTFPRPVTVEPMDQYDDEEGLPEKLVIKNQQYHKEREQPPRFAQPGSFEYEYAMRWKALIEMEKQQQEQVDRNIKEAREKLEMEMEAARHEHQVMLMRQDLMRRQEELRRMEELHNQEVQKRKQLELRQEEERRRREEEMRRQQEEMMRRQQEGFKGNFADAREPPDMRMGQMGMGGTIGMNNRGAMGGTNVPAPAPPAAGPGAMIPDGAMGMTPPPPPDRFGQGGAMEGLGAMGGNPPAFNRGNPGGDFGPNKRRRY; translated from the exons ATGCAGGGCAACAAGGGGTTCAACATGGAGAAGCAGAACCACGCTCCGCGcaagcagcaccagcagcacccgcCGCCGTCCATCCCCGCGAACGGGCAGCAGGCCAACAGCCAGAGTGAGTCCCGGGCCCGTCGTGggggcccgcccggccccgctctgG AGCAGCTGTGTACCTTATTCCCCTCAGATGAAGGCCTGACTATTGACCTGAAGAATTTCCGGAAACCCGGTGAAAAGACCTTCACCCAAAGAAGCCGCCTCTTTGTGGGGAATCTGCCCCCAGATATTACAGAGGAAGAGATGAGAAAGTTGTTTGAGAAGTATGGCAAGGCAGGGGAAGTCTTCATACACAAGGACAAAGGCTTTGGTTTTATCAGGCTG GAAACTCGCACTCTGGCAGAGATTGCCAAGGTGGAACTGGACAACATGCCTCTCCGTGGGAAGCAGCTCCGAGTGCGCTTTGCCTGCCACAGCGCCTCGCTGACAGTCAGGAACCTGCCTCAGTTTGTGTCCAATGAGCTCCTGGAGGAAGCCTTCTCAGTGTTTGGCCAGGTGGAAAGGGCTGTGGTTATTGTGGATGACAGAGGACGATCCTCTGGGAAAGGCATTGTGGAGTTCTCAGGGAAGCCTGCTGCTAGGAAAGCGCTGGATAGATGTAGTGATGGGTCTTTCCTGCTAACTAC ATTCCCTCGGCCTGTCACTGTGGAGCCCATGGATCAGTATGATGATGAGGAGGGTCTACCAGAGAAGCTAGTCATCAAAAACCAGCAATATCACAA GGAGCGTGAGCAGCCTCCTCGGTTTGCACAGCCTGGCAGCTTTGAATATGAATATGCCATGCGTTGGAAGGCTTTGATAGagatggagaagcagcagcaggaacaagtAGATCGCAACATCAAGGAAGCTCGAGAGaagctggaaatggaaatggaagcAGCTCGCCATGAGCACCAAGTGATGCTCATGCGGCAAG ATTTAATGAGAcgccaggaggagctgaggagaATGGAGGAATTGCATAACCAAGAAGTACAAAAACGTAAACAGTTAGAACTCAG GCAAGAGGAGGAACGCAGGCGCCGTGAAGAGGAAATGAGAAGGCAGCAAGAAGAGATGATGAGACGCCAGCAGGAAGGCTTTAAAGGGAATTTTGCTGATGCG AGGGAGCCACCAGACATGCGAATGGGACAGATGGGTATGGGAG gtaCCATTGGCATGAACAATAGAGGAGCTATGGGTGGTACCAatgtcccagctcctgcacctcctgctgctggtccTGGAGCTATGATCCCTGATGGAGCCATGGGAATG ACTCCACCACCACCTCCAGACCGCTTCGGCCAGGGTGGAGCCATGGAAGGCCTTGGAGCGATGGGAGGGAACCCGCCTGCCTTCAACAGAGGAAATCCAGGGGGGGATTTTGGCCCTAACAAGCGTCGCAGATACTAA
- the NONO gene encoding non-POU domain-containing octamer-binding protein isoform X3, which translates to MQGNKGFNMEKQNHAPRKQHQQHPPPSIPANGQQANSQKQLCTLFPSDEGLTIDLKNFRKPGEKTFTQRSRLFVGNLPPDITEEEMRKLFEKYGKAGEVFIHKDKGFGFIRLETRTLAEIAKVELDNMPLRGKQLRVRFACHSASLTVRNLPQFVSNELLEEAFSVFGQVERAVVIVDDRGRSSGKGIVEFSGKPAARKALDRCSDGSFLLTTFPRPVTVEPMDQYDDEEGLPEKLVIKNQQYHKEREQPPRFAQPGSFEYEYAMRWKALIEMEKQQQEQVDRNIKEAREKLEMEMEAARHEHQVMLMRQDLMRRQEELRRMEELHNQEVQKRKQLELRQEEERRRREEEMRRQQEEMMRRQQEGFKGNFADAREPPDMRMGQMGMGGTIGMNNRGAMGGTNVPAPAPPAAGPGAMIPDGAMGMTPPPPPDRFGQGGAMEGLGAMGGNPPAFNRGNPGGDFGPNKRRRY; encoded by the exons ATGCAGGGCAACAAGGGGTTCAACATGGAGAAGCAGAACCACGCTCCGCGcaagcagcaccagcagcacccgcCGCCGTCCATCCCCGCGAACGGGCAGCAGGCCAACAGCCAGA AGCAGCTGTGTACCTTATTCCCCTCAGATGAAGGCCTGACTATTGACCTGAAGAATTTCCGGAAACCCGGTGAAAAGACCTTCACCCAAAGAAGCCGCCTCTTTGTGGGGAATCTGCCCCCAGATATTACAGAGGAAGAGATGAGAAAGTTGTTTGAGAAGTATGGCAAGGCAGGGGAAGTCTTCATACACAAGGACAAAGGCTTTGGTTTTATCAGGCTG GAAACTCGCACTCTGGCAGAGATTGCCAAGGTGGAACTGGACAACATGCCTCTCCGTGGGAAGCAGCTCCGAGTGCGCTTTGCCTGCCACAGCGCCTCGCTGACAGTCAGGAACCTGCCTCAGTTTGTGTCCAATGAGCTCCTGGAGGAAGCCTTCTCAGTGTTTGGCCAGGTGGAAAGGGCTGTGGTTATTGTGGATGACAGAGGACGATCCTCTGGGAAAGGCATTGTGGAGTTCTCAGGGAAGCCTGCTGCTAGGAAAGCGCTGGATAGATGTAGTGATGGGTCTTTCCTGCTAACTAC ATTCCCTCGGCCTGTCACTGTGGAGCCCATGGATCAGTATGATGATGAGGAGGGTCTACCAGAGAAGCTAGTCATCAAAAACCAGCAATATCACAA GGAGCGTGAGCAGCCTCCTCGGTTTGCACAGCCTGGCAGCTTTGAATATGAATATGCCATGCGTTGGAAGGCTTTGATAGagatggagaagcagcagcaggaacaagtAGATCGCAACATCAAGGAAGCTCGAGAGaagctggaaatggaaatggaagcAGCTCGCCATGAGCACCAAGTGATGCTCATGCGGCAAG ATTTAATGAGAcgccaggaggagctgaggagaATGGAGGAATTGCATAACCAAGAAGTACAAAAACGTAAACAGTTAGAACTCAG GCAAGAGGAGGAACGCAGGCGCCGTGAAGAGGAAATGAGAAGGCAGCAAGAAGAGATGATGAGACGCCAGCAGGAAGGCTTTAAAGGGAATTTTGCTGATGCG AGGGAGCCACCAGACATGCGAATGGGACAGATGGGTATGGGAG gtaCCATTGGCATGAACAATAGAGGAGCTATGGGTGGTACCAatgtcccagctcctgcacctcctgctgctggtccTGGAGCTATGATCCCTGATGGAGCCATGGGAATG ACTCCACCACCACCTCCAGACCGCTTCGGCCAGGGTGGAGCCATGGAAGGCCTTGGAGCGATGGGAGGGAACCCGCCTGCCTTCAACAGAGGAAATCCAGGGGGGGATTTTGGCCCTAACAAGCGTCGCAGATACTAA
- the NONO gene encoding non-POU domain-containing octamer-binding protein isoform X4, producing MQGNKGFNMEKQNHAPRKQHQQHPPPSIPANGQQANSQNEGLTIDLKNFRKPGEKTFTQRSRLFVGNLPPDITEEEMRKLFEKYGKAGEVFIHKDKGFGFIRLETRTLAEIAKVELDNMPLRGKQLRVRFACHSASLTVRNLPQFVSNELLEEAFSVFGQVERAVVIVDDRGRSSGKGIVEFSGKPAARKALDRCSDGSFLLTTFPRPVTVEPMDQYDDEEGLPEKLVIKNQQYHKEREQPPRFAQPGSFEYEYAMRWKALIEMEKQQQEQVDRNIKEAREKLEMEMEAARHEHQVMLMRQDLMRRQEELRRMEELHNQEVQKRKQLELRQEEERRRREEEMRRQQEEMMRRQQEGFKGNFADAREPPDMRMGQMGMGGTIGMNNRGAMGGTNVPAPAPPAAGPGAMIPDGAMGMTPPPPPDRFGQGGAMEGLGAMGGNPPAFNRGNPGGDFGPNKRRRY from the exons ATGCAGGGCAACAAGGGGTTCAACATGGAGAAGCAGAACCACGCTCCGCGcaagcagcaccagcagcacccgcCGCCGTCCATCCCCGCGAACGGGCAGCAGGCCAACAGCCAGA ATGAAGGCCTGACTATTGACCTGAAGAATTTCCGGAAACCCGGTGAAAAGACCTTCACCCAAAGAAGCCGCCTCTTTGTGGGGAATCTGCCCCCAGATATTACAGAGGAAGAGATGAGAAAGTTGTTTGAGAAGTATGGCAAGGCAGGGGAAGTCTTCATACACAAGGACAAAGGCTTTGGTTTTATCAGGCTG GAAACTCGCACTCTGGCAGAGATTGCCAAGGTGGAACTGGACAACATGCCTCTCCGTGGGAAGCAGCTCCGAGTGCGCTTTGCCTGCCACAGCGCCTCGCTGACAGTCAGGAACCTGCCTCAGTTTGTGTCCAATGAGCTCCTGGAGGAAGCCTTCTCAGTGTTTGGCCAGGTGGAAAGGGCTGTGGTTATTGTGGATGACAGAGGACGATCCTCTGGGAAAGGCATTGTGGAGTTCTCAGGGAAGCCTGCTGCTAGGAAAGCGCTGGATAGATGTAGTGATGGGTCTTTCCTGCTAACTAC ATTCCCTCGGCCTGTCACTGTGGAGCCCATGGATCAGTATGATGATGAGGAGGGTCTACCAGAGAAGCTAGTCATCAAAAACCAGCAATATCACAA GGAGCGTGAGCAGCCTCCTCGGTTTGCACAGCCTGGCAGCTTTGAATATGAATATGCCATGCGTTGGAAGGCTTTGATAGagatggagaagcagcagcaggaacaagtAGATCGCAACATCAAGGAAGCTCGAGAGaagctggaaatggaaatggaagcAGCTCGCCATGAGCACCAAGTGATGCTCATGCGGCAAG ATTTAATGAGAcgccaggaggagctgaggagaATGGAGGAATTGCATAACCAAGAAGTACAAAAACGTAAACAGTTAGAACTCAG GCAAGAGGAGGAACGCAGGCGCCGTGAAGAGGAAATGAGAAGGCAGCAAGAAGAGATGATGAGACGCCAGCAGGAAGGCTTTAAAGGGAATTTTGCTGATGCG AGGGAGCCACCAGACATGCGAATGGGACAGATGGGTATGGGAG gtaCCATTGGCATGAACAATAGAGGAGCTATGGGTGGTACCAatgtcccagctcctgcacctcctgctgctggtccTGGAGCTATGATCCCTGATGGAGCCATGGGAATG ACTCCACCACCACCTCCAGACCGCTTCGGCCAGGGTGGAGCCATGGAAGGCCTTGGAGCGATGGGAGGGAACCCGCCTGCCTTCAACAGAGGAAATCCAGGGGGGGATTTTGGCCCTAACAAGCGTCGCAGATACTAA